DNA from Solenopsis invicta isolate M01_SB chromosome 4, UNIL_Sinv_3.0, whole genome shotgun sequence:
TTAGGTGATGGTGGTTTAGCGAACTCATCCATGAGGAATGACTTTTCAAGACGCCATGAATAAGCTGCGAAAATCATCATTGATGTGACGTTCTTCACTTTCTTTAATTCGGACTGTGATCCACCTCGTAATACAATTGTCGCGCCTAAATGCGGATTTGCACAGCCTTCGAAATACATTAGTGTCTTGACACCTCCTGAAAAAGAAATAGGCGGAAAGAGAATATTaaagttatgtaaaatatatataatatgcacaTTATGTTTTTATGAATATAGATGAATTAAACTTACTTCGCTCATCTGGAAAATTTCTTAGATAGAATTTCTTACATGTGCCAAGCATATATCTTGCGCTTATGTGCGCATCTATAGTGTTCACAATACTTGCGCCCGTGCATCGCGCGACTCTCTTTAATACACTAAGTTTCACATTTAGCACTAATGTCACGCCACATTCCCTTAGTCTATCCTGAGCTAATCTGGCTACAGATCGATGTATTAATACTACATCCGGACCTAAAGCGGTAATTCTCGCCACTGTGTGTCCCAGATATTCGTTTTCCTAGAAATTTGTCCAAATTAAGATATTATAgcattatctttaaaaatgatagaaataatCGAGcagatatgaataaaaaaagtttacaatataCCTGCATCATCACAGGCTCTAAGCTTATCAACTTGCCCTCTACGCGCTGATACATCAGTCCGCATTGCAATAATAAGATTTTCGGATGAGCGATCATGGCGTTCATACCGCGATGAGCGATatttttactacaaattatGCCAGACACGATCTCGCAGTCATCCCTGCTATCACCAGGGCACTTCTTGAATTGTACATACTGTCGAATGTCCAAATTATCCGCGTCGTGATTTAGATCCGGTCTAACATGATCGATTATTTGATGTGTGATAGACAGAATCGTATTCGACCACGTTTGCGATAAGCCTTCCTTGCTAAGAAGTTGTTTAATGAAAGAATCTTCATGTGCTTTATACGCAGATCTGTGTAAAAAAATGTCGTTTCCTTTTTTATTctgctattattattaattattaaatattacgagAAAAACGTACGTTAAACACTCGTATGCGCTTAATTCGCCAAAGGCTGTTCTCAGATTAGTCGCTCTGTGCCAACCATTTTTTTCCTTGAATTCGTGTACTTGGAGTGTATCGCTTAAAAGATCATCGCATATTTTGAGATTACAATCATGAGATTTAAGATTAATTTCCTTTTGCTCAATTATTCCATCGCTACTGTCGACGGAAATCGCGGTTAAATCTTCCGAGGTCGGTCTCTTTAATGTGACAGTGGATGCTTCTagatttaaatctaaataaaagcTCGAACTGGATGACGGTAAGCGACCAAAAGTTTGCGAATGTGAGCTCATCGGTCTAGTCTCGCTTTCAGAATCTGTAAATCAATTAAACATTGTCAAGCAATTGCTCGTTTCattgttgaaatttttaattagttgtaTTACCCGTAGCCGAGTCATGTTGAGGAATGGTTTTTACCCAGGCTGGCTCTTGCGCATCACACGTCGTTCGTTTTTCCGTTAATAAATCTATGTTCTGCAAAGAGGACAATGGTACTGGTCTAAACACGATCGCCGAATCGCTGAATACATAATCAGGAATAACCGATTCGATGAAACTCGCTTCTAGCAATGCCTGGCCTATCGCAGTCGCCTGCACACTAAAAGAACGCAAATCACAATCGAACAAATTTGAATTAGCGTGATTAGAAATAATAATCTAATGCTGTTGTAAATAAAGCATGTACCGAGTGGCCGCTTTATTTTGAACTATCATCCAATTCACTAATTCATTCGCTAGAAAACAATTGTGATAACTCTTCAATCGAATTCTGTGCGTTTGCAACTGTATAGCTTGACTAGAGCGAAACAATTCTTCCCATATCATCCTTAAAGAAGCTGAATTTTGTAACGCAAGAGAACGTTCCTGCGATGTTAAATAGCTACCGCTTGGCCTGTAAAAGATAAATGcaaatttgtaagaaataagTATGTAATTCATAAATGTACATTGATTAATTAATGTACCGTCCAGTTGCATAATTCTCCTCCATATATCCTACGCTTGGCTTTCGACAAGTTGACGTTTCGTCGCCCATAGCTTCATTAGCGTGTTTTCGCGCCAATAGTGGTGAATCATTTCCGTACTTCACTTGAAGATCTTCCTGCACAGCTTTCAAATCCGCTGATAAATCGCTCCTCATGTCCGACGATTGCAAGTATGAAAGAACTACTTTACAGCAGTACGTACAAACTCTGAGATCTCctgaaaaatatatgaaaagaaagtaacgtaaagaataaaaacacacatgtgtgcgtgcgtatttGTAGTACCAGTGCATCCCATAATTTTTCCTGGTATCTGATCAGAACAGCATTTGGAACAGAAAATTTGTCCGCATACGCGACAGTGGTGTCTTCGCCGGAACGTCGTAAATCTTTCGCCGCACTCGTAACACTGTTTGCTCACACTATCTGGCATCCAGTAGCTTCTTAACTGAGAGTCCTTGTACGAACGTAGATTCTGTGTGTAAataggaataatttttattaaaatcttatataaaGCAGCAAAGTAAAATGTACTCATTCAATGTAGaagcatttttgaaaaacttaCATTACTTTTTAATGCTACAATATTACTGATGCGTTTCAGAACATTTGGTAGGCTACGACCCTCACTAGTGTCCaatggaaaatttattatactagCGCTATCATCATCTGGGGTTTGTTCCGTACTCTCTGACTGCTTCCAGGATTCTGAATCGGAAGAACTGCGCTCATCATTGTTGGGAGATACTGTGGAATCATTAGCACTACCTATATGAATAACACAATGATCagaaattactttattattataacagagacatttattttatcattataataacattagCTTATTAAGCTTAATGAAAACATTGTCttacagtattttattataataaaatactttgataTCCAactgatataataataacacaCTGATAAATTACATATGGATAGAATAATAACCCAGGTAAAGCCATAAGAACATCATAACGACGTCATgactttatttatcatttataaggCAGTAAATGTTACTTATGATATCATTGTGATGTCATCGAGTAACAAATGAATGACTTAAGATACTATTATGACTTTTGTGTTCTACCTAGGAACGTCTAGCTATATGCTCCGAATACTAACTCTTGGTGAAGCTGAAGAACTTGGAGAAGAGCGACGCTACGACGGGCTGGCTCTCCTCGGGGCTCAACGGAGCGAACTCCGTGAGCTTCGATGGTGAATTCATGTTCGTGTTCATTCTCGCCGATACTATCTTCTTACATGCATTTTGAGGCCAGACGAGATCACTAGACACTCAGGAACGCGCCTCTCTTCCAATCATTTCCGCATCCGTTGATCTCCAGGATTCATACAGCTCGATCCTGCCGAGCAGATGCGAGGACGCACGAGGACGACAGACGAGGGGGGGATTTTGACAGGCGATCAGATGATTGCGACCGTGGCGACCGCTGGCACCGACGTTCCCGGCGGGGAGAAGCGGTCACCTCCGCGCTGTCAGCTGTCGGACTAATGGCTCTggccagagaggaacctgaaagcagccacggcggcctttttccagTAACGCTTgaaaactcccgtacactagcgacgcacatccatttaggcCGGAATGGGAACTACATGTCACATCCATTTGCAACTTGCCGTTAAAAACAGTACCTCGTGAAggtggatgtgggttgttgtctttgctaacatccattttccCGTCGATAAATTATTTGACGTTATGCATGTCCGTGCTAAAATGTTCTTTTCTGGTTAGATAAAGACGGACAATCTCTGTTTGTTCTCTGTTTACATCACCGgtcagagagagaaagcatcgcggtggcAAACacggagcaagcggcgatgttatctctatggataccctcctctccacTTTCCTCCCGCCGATCTCATTTTCCGTGCTACGTCCTAGCCGTAAAAtgcagaaagaggatttcggacgatttttGGGCAGCCCAGATAGACAAATTTCGGCATATTGTCTGCATATTGCCGAAATTTGCCGATTGAAAATGCTTGCATAAAGACATCAAGATGCGTCGCCAAATGAGATAAATGTTATCAGCATATAAAAGATGGCTTTTCATGCTGCAAAAATTGCGACAATAtgctgtttatttaattagaaatggaGTGTGCTTAATCTTATATGTGTTTGCCGCATATGGAAGAGTGCATCtaatgttgcaaaaattgcGGCAATATGCTGCTTATTTATTCAGAAATAGTGTGATTATAAATagtgacaataaaatttatacacgtttttttattaagataatttattgaattttacaataaggtttaatatttcattgcatgaaaatctaacaaatattcgataaaatatataatagacaaatttgtaatatacttagtgtataataaaaaaatactagacgaggcaagaaaaaatgtttccatTATAAATGCTATATGAAAAATCTtttgatattgttaaaattattgaaattattattgaaacacACTTAAGTTATActtaaattgaaaagaaataaaattcttaagatataaaaattaatataaatataaaaattacataaacaaataaaataaatttttaaaataatactttgtgtaacaaaatttaaactttcttcgataatttaattctctttctccttttttctatatcatttctcttgacttttctatattattactCTTTTCGCAAATGCTTTTGTTGACGCTGCATAAAAATTCTTTGCATTTCTTCTTCTCTGATATAACGTTTCCCtctattttcctttttattgaTTGTATTTCTTTTACGTTGTTTAGCGTTACCGACAAATGGCTTCAATCATATCGTGACGGACTCCGTACCACtttgtatctgaaaatgtttattCTCGGAGAGTGCttctgaaaaattaagaaattatttatcacatGACATTTTAGATACATTTGTCATTTATAAGTAGTAGAAATAAAGTTAACCTTGAATGGCTGAGgaaagttttgttttaaaaaatgaataaattcctTCTTCTTTATTGCCATAGATACTTTAGTTTAGTGAATTTACTATTGAAAGagataatagaataatatttactttaaatacatacacatttacTGACTGGATTGCCTTCATATGACTCATCAGGACCTTTTCAGTAACCATTTCGCAACTTGTTTCTAGAGCGCCATAATAAAGTCTCAAAAATGTGGACGTTGAGTTCCTTAGCTTTGTTACTTTCAAATGAGTATCTCATTGAAATCAATGCATCTGCTAATCCTTGTACAATAATaccagttttaaaaataaatttttaaaacagcaatatacatatataatacgttaattatgtataaatagcTTACCGATAGACCTGTGTGTATCATATAACAATTTCACCTCTGGcagagaataaaaattaataccaaTCATTTTATCCCAATTGTAGGTGACGATTTTTGCTACTttgttaagtttataaaaatcaaagttctCTATGAGAACTTTAGAAAGTAGAATTCATAAACATGTTGACAGCGATTGAAGCCATATGTTACACATGACAACTTTATTGGAAGTACTTCAGTAGAGAAACTGTTGTATTCAATTGTACCCAGATTCTGACGATTTAATTTGCGATTACAACTTTAAAAACTGCATATATGGTACTCCTGTTTCAAATTGTATTTGAATGATGAGAAACCTCATCAATTCCTTGGCTTTAACTTGTCTTCGAGAAcctatccttttttttatatctaaatatgacaaagaaatatattttttcgtaaattatatTACCTCCAGTagtgtaattttcaataatattcaaaatacatATCAATTACCTGGTACACAAAGCTTCAAATTCATCACCCCAAGTTTCAATTAATACAGGGCACTCATGCGGACAAATTAGATTAGATACATCATCACAAACGCGTTTCATGATGAAAACTTCATTGAAATGTGGAGTCCACAACCTATAACATATGTTCTCAAAACTGCTCCTCGCctacaaaataattgttttaaatatatatttctatgtatttaacAATCGTGcaaaagaaataacaataaaagataataacacTTCTTTTGAGATCCAAGAATTCAAAGATATCAGCATAAATATACAGTAATCGGTCCTTCATTTTTACCCATTTTGGAGACAGTCTCAATAGCTGTATTATACACTTTTAACATAGATACCAATCCATCCGACACACTCTCTGTGCCTCTTATAGGCATATCTTTGCCCGAATTCAATGCACGAAACCTACTTCGCCATCATGATGATAGAGAATAGCAAATCATTCCTATGTATTCAATATTGCATCAATGCTGTCACCGAAcattttttgtcaataaaaataaactgtaaaaaaacattatttattgagtaACATATTATAACTTACTAAcacttaatataataaatttgcttgttagcaataaagataaaatcacCTAGCTATTTGATGTGTAACGGCATATGCAGTATTTATTGTCTGTATAGCATGTACGAAATATTGCATcgacataaaatatatgtttcaataATCTTAATCTTTGCTGTGAATATTTACAGCAACTTGCATTAACATGTGCTCTCTCAACAATTTTTCCATTCACTTTTAACAAGTGATCATTCTTTCCATCATTTTAAAGATTAAcataactataattaaaatctcTATCATATATTATTGCAGAATTCAACTTATCTGCATTACTTtgcataatttgataatatttctcaCTGATTGGCAGAGGCATTTGTTTGTGATCGAACCTTTTGCCAACTTTTGCAGACCTTGGCCCGCAGTTGTTCTACGTTTTGCAGGTTTGACTTTGGCCCggttgttccaccttttggtaAGTATCAAGTTAATTTAACTGATAAGTAAACCCTTGCGATCTGCGGACAGTTAAATTTACTTGATACTtaccaaaaggtggaacaaccAGGCTCTTTGCCTCGAGCGGTTGAACACACTACACACACAACCTCACCAACGGCCACCACGCACTTAACCTCACCGTTCACCGCTCGTCAAAACGCGAGCTGTCGgctgtcgcgcgcgcgcgatctcaATCGCAGCCAATCGACATCGCGGAAAGCGGTCgacaattttaacaattattatata
Protein-coding regions in this window:
- the LOC120357650 gene encoding ribonucleoside-diphosphate reductase large subunit-like, whose protein sequence is MKDRLLYIYADIFEFLDLKRSARSSFENICYRLWTPHFNEVFIMKRVCDDVSNLICPHECPVLIETWGDEFEALCTRYKKKDRFSKTS